The following is a genomic window from Rhizobium sp. NRK18.
TTTTCGGAAATCTGGCGCGCCAAGCAGCTGGAATATTCCTGGGTCAGGGCGCTGATGGGCCGCTACCAGGACTTTTGGTCGCTGACCGAACAGGCGCTCGACTATGCGCTGGCGCGTGTCGAGACCGTGGACAAGGGGCTGAGGCAGGACCTGCTCGACGCCTACTGGAAGCTCGACTTCTATCCGGAAGTGCCGAAGGTCCTGAAGCAGCTGAAGGCTCAGGGGACGAAGGTGGCGATCCTCTCGAACGGCTCGCCGGCCATGCTGCAGGCGGCAGTGGAGAATTCCAAGCTAGACACCGTCATCGACGACATCTTTTCCGTCGATCTCCTGAAGACCTACAAGACCGCGCCGCCGGTCTACGAACTGGTGACGACCAATTACCGGCTCTATCCGGACGCCGTGTCGTTCCAGTCATCCAACCGCTGGGACGTGGCGGGCGCCACCACCTTCGGCTTCCGCACCGTCTGGATCAACCGGCTGAAGATGCCCGACGAATACAGCGACTGCATGCCATCGCTGATCCTGCCGACGCTCGACGGGCTCGCCTGAGCCAGCCCGCATCCGCGATCAGGAAACGCCGAGCGCTTCGGCCGAAATCCAGAAGACCGCGTCCTGCGATTCCGCCGTCTCGATCCACTGGAATTCGAGATG
Proteins encoded in this region:
- a CDS encoding haloacid dehalogenase type II: MTFAAYVFDAYGTLFDVHAAARKHADRAGPDYRMFSEIWRAKQLEYSWVRALMGRYQDFWSLTEQALDYALARVETVDKGLRQDLLDAYWKLDFYPEVPKVLKQLKAQGTKVAILSNGSPAMLQAAVENSKLDTVIDDIFSVDLLKTYKTAPPVYELVTTNYRLYPDAVSFQSSNRWDVAGATTFGFRTVWINRLKMPDEYSDCMPSLILPTLDGLA